One Brassica napus cultivar Da-Ae chromosome C2, Da-Ae, whole genome shotgun sequence DNA window includes the following coding sequences:
- the LOC106379630 gene encoding uncharacterized protein LOC106379630 isoform X1 translates to MASSVTPVVNAAVGNPTFDSLRLGRSAQSVVGRLIRFWDSRNISKNGEFMGITILLLDELDSVIHGFIPANRANHYWFSLKTGSIVRLDRLDVARVAHTYKITEHQYVIRFIPSTRVVEVQTDAPVIKLDKFMVRRYEQLQVLANTSLELPDVVGEIRSVQGSDLRNQTATSRVVVRLLIEPYVVLDIHLNFCYSLIGKTYSYKPVISLICLFLKKLLLAMLLIMSFDLCRYRFDFHGYFLLFWIINESLTG, encoded by the exons ATGGCTTCATCCGTAACTCCAGTCGTTAACGCCGCCGTCGGCAACCCCACGTTCGACTCTCTTCGTCTTGGAAGATCTGCTCAATCTGTTGTTGGTCGACTCATCCGGTTTTGGGATTCCCGGAACATTAGCAAGAATGGAGAGTTTATGGGGATAACAATTCTACTCCTCGATGAATTA GACTCGGTGATTCACGGTTTCATTCCAGCTAATCGGGCCAACCATTACTGGTTCTCTTTGAAAACCGGTTCTATTGTCAGATTGGACCGTCTTGACGTGGCAAGGGTGGCTCACACGTATAAGATTACTGAGCATCAGTACGTCATCCGGTTCATTCCTTCAACGCGTGTTGTTGAGGTCCAAACGGACGCCCCTGTGATCAAGTTGGACAAGTTTATGGTTAGGCGTTACGAACAGCTTCAAGTGCTTGCGAACACCAGTTTAGAGCTACcag ATGTTGTTGGTGAGATAAGATCTGTGCAGGGGTCCGATCTCAGAAACCAAACAGCCACAAGCAGGGTTGTTGTCCGCCTATTAATTGAACCGTACGTTGTTTTAGACATCCACTTAAACTTTTGTTATAGTTTAATTGGGAAAACATATTCCTACAAACCCGTCATCAGTCTTATatgtctttttttaaaaaaacttctaCTAGCTATGCTTCTCATTATGAGCTTTGATCTCTGTCGTTATCGTTTTGATTTCCATggatattttcttcttttctggATTATTAATGAATCTTTGACGGgttaa
- the LOC106379630 gene encoding uncharacterized protein LOC106379630 isoform X2: MKSVVNAAVGNPTFDSLRLGRSAQSVVGRLIRFWDSRNISKNGEFMGITILLLDELDSVIHGFIPANRANHYWFSLKTGSIVRLDRLDVARVAHTYKITEHQYVIRFIPSTRVVEVQTDAPVIKLDKFMVRRYEQLQVLANTSLELPDVVGEIRSVQGSDLRNQTATSRVVVRLLIEPYVVLDIHLNFCYSLIGKTYSYKPVISLICLFLKKLLLAMLLIMSFDLCRYRFDFHGYFLLFWIINESLTG; encoded by the exons ATGAAATCAG TCGTTAACGCCGCCGTCGGCAACCCCACGTTCGACTCTCTTCGTCTTGGAAGATCTGCTCAATCTGTTGTTGGTCGACTCATCCGGTTTTGGGATTCCCGGAACATTAGCAAGAATGGAGAGTTTATGGGGATAACAATTCTACTCCTCGATGAATTA GACTCGGTGATTCACGGTTTCATTCCAGCTAATCGGGCCAACCATTACTGGTTCTCTTTGAAAACCGGTTCTATTGTCAGATTGGACCGTCTTGACGTGGCAAGGGTGGCTCACACGTATAAGATTACTGAGCATCAGTACGTCATCCGGTTCATTCCTTCAACGCGTGTTGTTGAGGTCCAAACGGACGCCCCTGTGATCAAGTTGGACAAGTTTATGGTTAGGCGTTACGAACAGCTTCAAGTGCTTGCGAACACCAGTTTAGAGCTACcag ATGTTGTTGGTGAGATAAGATCTGTGCAGGGGTCCGATCTCAGAAACCAAACAGCCACAAGCAGGGTTGTTGTCCGCCTATTAATTGAACCGTACGTTGTTTTAGACATCCACTTAAACTTTTGTTATAGTTTAATTGGGAAAACATATTCCTACAAACCCGTCATCAGTCTTATatgtctttttttaaaaaaacttctaCTAGCTATGCTTCTCATTATGAGCTTTGATCTCTGTCGTTATCGTTTTGATTTCCATggatattttcttcttttctggATTATTAATGAATCTTTGACGGgttaa